A genomic window from Candidatus Krumholzibacteriia bacterium includes:
- the recA gene encoding recombinase RecA — protein sequence MANTQQNGKKKALDLALDSIEKQFGKGSIMKLGEGAGLTDIETISTGSLSLDLALGVGGVPRGRVVEIYGPESSGKTTLALSIIAQAQKEGGSAAFVDAEHAMDPQYARKLGVDVDELLVSQPDTGEQALEITEVLIRSGALDVIVVDSVAALVPAAEIEGEMGDSHMGLQARLMSQALRKLTAAISRSRTSLVFINQIRMKIGVMFGNPETTTGGNALKFYSSVRMDIRRIQALKQGEEIIGNRTKVKVVKNKVAPPFRIAEFDLYYGEGFSLESDLVDLGVKAELIQKSGTWFSYGDVRLGQGKENTRRFLIEQSEMRDEIHEKLRRHFGLIAGDEEAAPSEEKKEAGEEQAGKAKARGG from the coding sequence ATGGCGAACACGCAGCAGAACGGCAAGAAGAAAGCTCTCGATCTGGCCCTCGACTCCATTGAGAAACAGTTCGGGAAGGGATCGATCATGAAGCTTGGCGAAGGTGCCGGGCTGACGGATATCGAAACGATTTCCACGGGCTCCCTGTCACTGGATCTGGCCCTTGGCGTGGGGGGAGTTCCCCGCGGTCGGGTAGTGGAGATTTATGGCCCCGAAAGCTCCGGCAAGACCACGCTGGCCCTGAGCATAATCGCCCAGGCCCAGAAAGAGGGTGGCTCTGCCGCCTTTGTGGATGCCGAACATGCCATGGACCCCCAGTATGCCCGCAAACTCGGTGTCGATGTGGACGAACTTCTGGTCAGCCAGCCGGACACCGGCGAGCAGGCCCTGGAAATCACCGAGGTGCTGATTCGTTCAGGAGCCCTCGATGTCATCGTGGTCGACTCGGTGGCGGCTCTGGTTCCCGCGGCCGAAATCGAGGGAGAGATGGGCGACAGTCACATGGGACTTCAGGCAAGGCTCATGAGCCAGGCCCTGAGGAAACTGACCGCTGCTATCTCGCGGAGCAGAACCTCCCTGGTCTTCATCAACCAGATCCGCATGAAGATCGGGGTCATGTTCGGCAACCCGGAGACTACGACTGGTGGAAATGCCCTCAAGTTCTACAGTTCCGTGCGCATGGACATCCGACGCATCCAGGCCCTCAAGCAGGGGGAAGAGATCATCGGCAATCGCACGAAGGTCAAGGTCGTAAAGAACAAGGTGGCCCCGCCCTTCCGCATTGCGGAGTTTGACCTCTACTATGGTGAGGGCTTCAGTCTGGAAAGTGATCTTGTCGATCTGGGAGTGAAAGCGGAACTGATTCAGAAGAGTGGCACCTGGTTCAGCTACGGTGATGTTCGTCTGGGTCAGGGCAAGGAAAACACCCGCCGCTTCCTGATCGAACAGAGCGAAATGCGCGATGAGATCCATGAGAAACTTCGTCGTCATTTCGGGCTGATTGCCGGGGATGAGGAAGCCGCTCCTTCGGAGGAAAAGAAAGAGGCCGGCGAGGAACAGGCCGGGAAGGCCAAGGCCCGCGGCGGATGA
- a CDS encoding nicotinamide-nucleotide amidohydrolase family protein, which produces MDSLDLAAKLLAPIRILALGDELLRGDHPDTNSPWLASRLSALGHVPESIEQGGDRGRRFPEVLSRWQEEGGVLIVGGGLGPTEDDRSREQIAESLGRPLREDPEALAMIQALEKRRGKSFTSHTHRQALLPEGFRPLANPVGSAPALLLEKSEGFLLVLPGVPAEFRAICESLFPAIEDEASHWRLIGIGEDRLATLLEGFPDLEQLGFYPSLEGIRLRLPRDFPGREALAAMLQPWLLSMDGQSLEECLVQLLKSRGETLGLAESCTGGMAGAHITRVQGSSEVFLGGVESYSNHAKECLLGVPGDILEEEGAVSEAAARFMASGLRERLSCDWAISITGIAGPGGGSRKKPIGTVHFALEGPGTSLHLQRLFSREREDNRRLAVQTALTLLWKTLREDNSLSP; this is translated from the coding sequence ATGGATTCCCTGGATCTAGCCGCCAAGCTGCTCGCGCCGATCCGTATTCTGGCTCTCGGAGACGAGTTGCTTCGCGGGGATCATCCGGATACGAACTCTCCCTGGCTGGCTTCCCGGCTTTCCGCCCTGGGCCATGTTCCCGAGTCTATCGAGCAGGGAGGGGATCGTGGCCGAAGGTTTCCCGAGGTCCTGTCCCGTTGGCAAGAAGAGGGCGGGGTTCTCATTGTGGGAGGCGGTCTCGGGCCGACCGAGGACGATCGCAGCCGTGAGCAGATTGCAGAATCGCTCGGTCGCCCCTTGCGGGAAGATCCCGAAGCTCTTGCCATGATCCAGGCCCTGGAAAAACGCCGGGGGAAATCCTTTACCTCGCATACGCATCGCCAGGCCCTCCTGCCCGAAGGCTTTCGCCCTCTTGCGAATCCCGTGGGTTCGGCCCCCGCTCTTCTGCTTGAGAAATCGGAGGGTTTCCTGCTGGTTCTTCCCGGAGTTCCCGCGGAGTTTCGCGCCATCTGCGAGTCACTGTTCCCTGCCATAGAGGATGAAGCCAGCCACTGGAGACTGATTGGAATCGGCGAGGATCGACTGGCCACACTCCTCGAGGGTTTTCCCGATCTGGAACAACTGGGTTTTTACCCCTCTCTTGAGGGGATCCGCCTTCGCCTGCCCCGGGATTTCCCGGGCAGGGAAGCCCTTGCTGCGATGCTTCAGCCCTGGCTTCTGTCAATGGATGGCCAGTCGCTGGAGGAATGTCTGGTCCAACTTCTGAAGTCGCGAGGGGAAACTCTGGGTCTGGCAGAGAGCTGCACCGGGGGAATGGCCGGGGCACACATCACGCGCGTCCAGGGGAGCAGCGAGGTCTTTCTTGGCGGGGTCGAGAGCTATTCGAACCATGCAAAGGAATGTCTGCTCGGAGTTCCCGGCGACATACTGGAAGAGGAGGGGGCCGTGAGCGAGGCTGCGGCCCGTTTCATGGCGAGCGGACTTCGGGAGCGGCTTTCCTGCGACTGGGCTATTTCCATTACGGGCATTGCTGGTCCCGGGGGAGGCAGTCGAAAGAAGCCGATCGGAACGGTCCACTTCGCTCTGGAGGGCCCCGGGACAAGCCTGCACCTGCAGCGGCTTTTCTCCCGCGAGCGCGAAGACAATCGTCGTCTGGCCGTGCAAACAGCCCTGACTCTTCTGTGGAAAACTCTCCGGGAAGACAATTCCCTGTCTCCCTGA
- a CDS encoding phosphatidylglycerophosphatase A, giving the protein MRRILHFLGSTAFTGMFPFAPATVSTAFLLLLLIVFQPGATDLRLYTLIALFISVPIASRMEADYGKDPSECTIDEVAGFLLPLALLGVDLSTAGIWRLLIVAFFLFRFFDIAKVWPGKRLEGLPSGWGIVADDLMAGIYTFLSLKILSLWIPWI; this is encoded by the coding sequence ATGAGAAGAATTCTTCACTTCCTGGGAAGCACGGCCTTTACCGGGATGTTTCCCTTCGCTCCGGCCACGGTGAGCACCGCATTCCTCCTGCTCTTGCTGATCGTCTTTCAGCCGGGGGCGACGGATCTTCGACTCTACACCCTGATCGCCCTTTTCATCTCTGTTCCCATCGCCTCCCGAATGGAAGCGGACTACGGGAAGGATCCCTCCGAGTGCACGATTGATGAGGTGGCCGGCTTTCTGCTCCCTCTGGCACTGCTGGGAGTGGACCTTTCCACAGCGGGGATCTGGCGACTTCTGATTGTCGCCTTCTTCCTCTTTCGCTTTTTTGACATCGCAAAAGTCTGGCCGGGAAAGCGTCTGGAAGGATTGCCTTCCGGTTGGGGAATTGTCGCCGATGATCTGATGGCAGGCATCTATACCTTTCTCTCCCTGAAGATTCTCTCTCTATGGATTCCCTGGATCTAG
- the recR gene encoding recombination mediator RecR: MDFVSPLLSRLIRRLTRLPGIGERGAQRIALHLLHSEEEESRELSSLLLEVRENLGFCERCGFYSETRLCPLCMDTRRDSSLLCVVEQPVEVISLEKSTVYRGYYHVLGGVISPLDGIRPEDLSINALISRVKVEKISEVVLALSAGVEGETTSLYLSGLLEDLPVKVSRLARGLPVGSSLEYLDEATLSRAFEGRVKV, from the coding sequence GTGGATTTCGTCAGTCCTCTGCTCAGCCGCCTGATTCGCCGCCTGACCCGCTTGCCGGGGATTGGCGAACGGGGAGCGCAGAGGATTGCCCTGCATCTGCTTCACAGTGAAGAAGAGGAAAGCCGGGAGCTTTCCTCCCTCTTGCTGGAAGTGCGGGAGAATCTCGGATTCTGCGAGCGTTGTGGATTCTACTCCGAGACACGCCTCTGTCCTCTTTGCATGGACACTCGGCGGGATTCTTCCCTCCTTTGCGTGGTGGAACAGCCCGTGGAAGTAATCAGTCTGGAAAAGAGTACTGTCTATCGCGGCTACTACCATGTCCTCGGGGGAGTGATCAGCCCTCTCGACGGGATTCGCCCGGAAGATCTTTCTATCAATGCCCTGATTTCGAGAGTAAAGGTGGAGAAGATCTCCGAAGTGGTCCTGGCCCTTTCGGCCGGGGTTGAAGGCGAGACGACTTCTCTCTACCTCTCCGGACTTCTGGAGGATCTGCCGGTGAAGGTTTCGCGCCTTGCGCGAGGGCTTCCCGTGGGATCGAGCCTTGAGTATCTGGATGAGGCTACCCTGTCCCGCGCCTTTGAGGGGCGCGTGAAAGTCTGA
- a CDS encoding YbaB/EbfC family nucleoid-associated protein, producing the protein MTAKSSNPERTDLKNIGKMLVQAQQMKRQMDKVQKELKRCRFEASSGDLVTVEVNGAMETLSVSISEEAFESGNRKKLEKALVSAVNEAQEKAKKASQEKLGPLVSDMGIPGM; encoded by the coding sequence TTGACGGCGAAATCATCGAATCCTGAAAGGACAGATTTGAAGAACATTGGAAAGATGCTGGTTCAGGCTCAGCAGATGAAACGACAGATGGACAAGGTGCAGAAGGAACTCAAGCGTTGTCGTTTTGAGGCAAGTTCGGGGGATCTGGTGACCGTTGAAGTCAACGGTGCCATGGAAACCCTTTCCGTTAGCATCTCCGAGGAAGCCTTCGAATCCGGGAACCGCAAGAAGCTGGAGAAGGCTCTGGTCTCTGCGGTCAACGAAGCTCAGGAGAAGGCCAAGAAGGCCAGCCAGGAGAAGCTCGGTCCCCTGGTTTCCGACATGGGCATCCCGGGGATGTAG
- the dnaX gene encoding DNA polymerase III subunit gamma/tau: protein MDYKVLALKWRPQRFGDLVGQDHVSSVLQGALRQERLAQAYLFSGPRGCGKTTTARLLAKVLNCENPEGEEPCGSCNSCQGILAGSSLAVQEIDAASNRSIEDIRRIREEVGLSALEGRHRIYIIDEAHQITGDAANALLKTLEEPPPGVVFVLATTELEKIIPTIRSRCQCFSFRLLGADEIAGHLDQILSREKIPSAEGVTLAIARKADGSMRDGLTLLDQVIASIEGEISMEQVIEILGLPRFDHFFQLTEACLERDGAAAIRAMNQVLDSGVSPRDFALGLSGHFRNLLLLKHDPALLEGEMGREEREACQKYAGDFKAEDLLYLTRLLGDRADQIRYASRPRVLLEALVIELARFESRVMLSEVMALLKNSAVSGGMDSGGRKRESHPAKPAPAPNEKKKEVSPAQYPLSGDGFRAAWPHFVSVVKESNMLKGNFLEKASPGEVTARSFSIRFARHFHGFLDSPADKTLLQERFLEVFGEKREVRLDLDSAPEARDRVSSERAEGARRKQDRKDYSGNDLVQGILEKFDGEIIES from the coding sequence ATGGACTACAAGGTCCTCGCTCTGAAATGGCGTCCCCAGCGATTCGGGGATCTGGTGGGCCAGGATCATGTCAGTTCCGTTCTTCAGGGGGCCTTGCGGCAGGAGCGCCTTGCCCAGGCCTATCTTTTCTCTGGTCCCCGGGGCTGTGGCAAAACGACCACTGCTCGCCTTCTCGCCAAAGTTCTCAACTGCGAAAACCCGGAGGGCGAGGAGCCCTGCGGAAGCTGCAATTCCTGCCAGGGGATTCTGGCCGGGAGCAGCCTTGCGGTGCAGGAGATTGATGCGGCGAGCAATCGTTCCATTGAGGACATCCGGCGCATTCGGGAGGAAGTGGGGCTTAGCGCTCTGGAGGGTCGCCACCGCATCTACATCATCGATGAGGCCCACCAGATCACCGGCGATGCGGCCAATGCTCTTCTCAAAACTCTGGAAGAACCGCCTCCGGGAGTGGTTTTTGTGCTGGCTACCACGGAGTTGGAGAAGATCATTCCGACCATCCGCTCCCGCTGCCAGTGTTTCTCCTTTCGGCTTCTGGGCGCCGATGAAATCGCGGGACACCTCGACCAGATTCTGTCTCGGGAGAAGATCCCTTCGGCAGAAGGCGTGACTCTTGCGATTGCACGCAAGGCCGATGGCAGCATGCGCGATGGATTGACGCTCCTCGACCAGGTGATTGCTTCTATTGAGGGCGAGATCAGCATGGAGCAGGTGATCGAGATTCTCGGCCTGCCCCGCTTTGACCATTTCTTCCAACTGACGGAGGCCTGTCTCGAGCGGGACGGTGCCGCCGCCATTCGGGCCATGAACCAGGTTCTCGACTCCGGGGTTTCGCCCCGGGACTTTGCGCTGGGCCTGTCCGGACACTTCCGCAACCTCCTTCTCCTCAAGCATGATCCTGCCCTGCTCGAAGGCGAGATGGGTCGGGAAGAGCGAGAGGCCTGCCAGAAGTATGCAGGGGATTTCAAGGCGGAGGATCTGCTTTACCTGACCCGGCTCCTCGGAGATCGCGCAGACCAGATTCGTTACGCCAGCCGTCCCCGGGTGCTGCTCGAAGCTTTGGTCATTGAACTGGCTCGCTTTGAGAGCCGGGTTATGCTCTCCGAGGTGATGGCCCTGCTGAAGAATTCCGCTGTTTCCGGGGGCATGGATTCCGGCGGGCGGAAACGGGAGAGTCACCCTGCAAAGCCCGCTCCCGCACCCAATGAGAAGAAAAAGGAAGTTTCCCCTGCTCAGTATCCTCTCAGCGGTGATGGTTTCCGGGCCGCCTGGCCGCACTTTGTCAGCGTGGTCAAGGAGAGCAATATGCTCAAGGGGAACTTCCTGGAGAAGGCCAGCCCGGGAGAGGTCACAGCCAGGAGTTTCTCGATCCGTTTTGCAAGGCACTTCCATGGCTTCCTCGACAGCCCTGCCGACAAGACCCTGCTGCAGGAAAGGTTCCTCGAGGTTTTCGGCGAAAAGAGAGAAGTTCGTCTCGACCTCGACAGTGCCCCGGAAGCCCGCGACCGGGTTTCCAGCGAAAGGGCTGAAGGAGCCAGGCGCAAACAGGATCGCAAGGACTACTCTGGCAACGATCTGGTTCAGGGTATTCTGGAAAAGTTTGACGGCGAAATCATCGAATCCTGA
- the tadA gene encoding tRNA adenosine(34) deaminase TadA yields the protein MQKQDERWMRLALEEARQAFAEEEVPVGCVVVHQGRLIGRGHNSVERLNDPTAHAETLAISAAATTLGTWRLTDCELFATLEPCTMCIGAIHLARISRLVFGASDPKFGACGSILDVPSETRWNHQVLVEGGVLAEESAQLMRDFFQRLRH from the coding sequence ATTCAGAAACAGGATGAGCGATGGATGCGTCTGGCTCTTGAAGAGGCGCGGCAGGCCTTTGCGGAGGAAGAAGTCCCCGTGGGCTGTGTCGTTGTGCATCAGGGAAGGTTGATCGGGCGGGGACACAATTCGGTCGAAAGGCTGAATGACCCCACGGCTCATGCGGAAACTCTGGCTATTTCCGCTGCAGCGACAACTCTGGGTACATGGAGATTGACCGACTGCGAGCTCTTTGCTACCTTGGAACCCTGCACGATGTGCATCGGTGCCATTCATCTGGCCCGGATCAGCCGGCTGGTCTTCGGGGCTTCCGATCCAAAGTTCGGAGCTTGCGGATCCATCCTGGACGTTCCTTCGGAAACTCGCTGGAACCATCAGGTTCTGGTAGAGGGAGGAGTCCTGGCCGAAGAATCGGCTCAGCTGATGCGGGACTTTTTTCAGCGCCTGCGTCACTAG
- the glnII gene encoding glutamine synthetase GlnII has protein sequence MNVTQKDYTYAEYIWIDGQLPTAKLRSKTKVLREDFDNPPVWGFDGSSTQQAEGIDSDCVLQPVKIYPDPIRGGESKLVLCEVMLADGSAHESNTRARLRDMSEKHTAHDCIFGIEQEYTFFEGNHPLGWPDGGFPAPQGNYYCGIGADEVFGREIVEDHMEACLEAGIHIEGINAEVMPSQWEFQVGPVEGLTVSDDLWMARWLLYRIAEDYGVNAKLHPKPIAGDWNGAGAHTNFSTKEMRESLEACWEATRKLEARADEHIEVYGDLINLRLTGLHETCDYRSFRAGVSDRGASVRIPWHVNKAGKGYIEDRRPNANMDPYQVCAIMMETICGS, from the coding sequence GTGAACGTCACTCAGAAAGACTACACATACGCAGAGTACATCTGGATCGATGGACAGCTGCCCACGGCCAAACTCCGCAGCAAGACCAAGGTACTTCGTGAGGACTTCGACAATCCCCCGGTCTGGGGGTTCGATGGTTCTTCCACCCAGCAGGCCGAAGGCATCGATTCCGATTGCGTTCTCCAGCCGGTCAAGATCTATCCCGACCCGATCCGGGGCGGAGAAAGCAAACTCGTTCTCTGCGAGGTCATGTTAGCCGACGGCTCGGCACACGAGTCCAATACTCGAGCCCGCCTGCGCGACATGTCCGAGAAGCACACAGCGCATGACTGCATTTTCGGGATTGAACAGGAGTACACCTTCTTCGAAGGCAATCACCCTCTGGGCTGGCCCGACGGAGGATTCCCAGCCCCCCAGGGCAATTACTATTGCGGGATTGGTGCGGATGAGGTTTTCGGACGCGAGATCGTGGAAGACCACATGGAAGCCTGCCTGGAGGCGGGCATCCACATTGAGGGGATCAATGCCGAGGTCATGCCCAGTCAGTGGGAGTTCCAGGTGGGTCCCGTGGAAGGGCTCACCGTGTCGGACGATCTCTGGATGGCCCGCTGGCTCCTGTACCGGATTGCCGAAGACTACGGTGTGAACGCCAAGCTCCACCCCAAGCCCATCGCAGGCGACTGGAACGGGGCAGGCGCGCACACGAACTTCTCCACGAAAGAAATGCGTGAAAGTCTGGAGGCCTGCTGGGAAGCCACCAGGAAGCTGGAAGCCCGGGCCGATGAGCACATCGAGGTCTATGGCGACCTCATCAATTTGAGGCTCACCGGGCTTCACGAAACCTGCGATTACCGTAGCTTCCGTGCCGGAGTCAGTGACCGGGGCGCCAGCGTCCGGATCCCCTGGCATGTCAACAAGGCGGGGAAAGGTTACATTGAGGACCGTCGCCCCAATGCGAACATGGATCCCTATCAGGTCTGTGCGATCATGATGGAAACGATCTGCGGAAGCTGA
- a CDS encoding FG-GAP-like repeat-containing protein produces MRFLHLVLILFLLAVLSASARLVEKQEAETALHAFLSERLGMSDGWSDRGAVAGELREIRRDGRLLGYWSDIQPRGHVILSPITEMPAIKAWSDSDDFEPGRSGYSELILDALSSSLDFLEDNYGDLNSLPAHVAPAGNRQSWENLLAGRPMAGNRNSVGPLLTSTWNQSYPYYLDCPPGDGGTCLVGCVATAAAQILNYWKYPEYGSGSHTYTWDGDDSCGGVPSSTQLTATFEDPYDWDNILDSYSGGNSQAERDAVAELNYEVAVAYEMNFGVCGSGAYVYTGETVFPGFFRYAETTDFINRNTHSASEWWDRLKTEFDALPPRPIAYRIHTHAIIADGYQDGSTQYYHMNYGWGGSANAWYALDNLYCPWDGCNYMVEAMLIGIEPENFFSVTEPVAGTTWVHGDALSLIEWWGSSSDNVRLLLFRGTDFVEDLSGWTANDGSELLSGEVLATWGTGSNYRVKVLDEDNHFGWSGEFSVFAPSEWADEGFDPLNHAGAGKAASWFDNDDDGLLDLFLSNSNEENCLFQNQGDGSFLDVSSSPLNLTGSSRQAAWADYDNDGDLDFYLTQTNGDTNHLFRNDGGSFTDVTPLLLLDSSYSLGAAWGDYDRDGLMDLFVANTFSADRLFHNEGNGIFTENTSYPLGDSGNARSVNWVDYDNDGDQDLYLVRGNMQNQLYVNDGNGNFSILSGGAHSDSGQGYGACWGDYDNDGDMDLFLAKDGANLLLRNDEGVFTDVSSSPLDDASHSKSGVWVDYDNDGFLDLYLCRRWESNRLFRGDGAGNFLEVTDAVIGDEGQGLGTAWADYDGDGRLDFYLVNEGGANRLFRNVSEHSNHWLQVDLLGEESSTMPLGARVRIVSNGVEQVRQLGADFSYLSQHSPTLSFGLGTSATVDTLQVFWPSGELTDSLGIDADQRILIAEAGILVAAGDEMPSALRLRGAYPNPFNPQTKIAFGLPEAGEVVLQVFDSAGRLQREFSPRFLAAGQHEIVWDGRNDRGQDLSSGVYLARVKSGTESDELRIVLLK; encoded by the coding sequence ATGCGTTTTCTTCATCTTGTTTTAATTCTGTTTCTTTTGGCGGTGCTTTCTGCGAGCGCAAGACTCGTGGAGAAGCAGGAGGCAGAGACTGCACTCCATGCTTTCCTTTCCGAGAGACTGGGCATGTCCGATGGCTGGTCCGACCGTGGAGCGGTGGCCGGAGAACTTCGGGAGATCCGCCGCGATGGTCGCCTTCTGGGCTACTGGTCTGACATTCAGCCCCGCGGACATGTGATCCTGTCACCGATTACGGAAATGCCGGCCATCAAGGCCTGGTCGGACAGTGATGACTTTGAGCCCGGTCGTTCGGGTTACTCGGAACTGATCCTGGATGCACTGAGTAGCAGTCTGGATTTTCTGGAAGACAATTACGGAGATCTCAATTCTCTTCCCGCCCATGTCGCGCCAGCAGGCAATCGACAGTCCTGGGAAAACCTGCTGGCCGGGCGACCGATGGCAGGAAACCGAAACAGTGTCGGCCCTCTTCTCACTTCCACCTGGAACCAGAGCTATCCCTACTACCTGGATTGTCCTCCCGGGGATGGGGGAACCTGCCTGGTTGGTTGTGTCGCAACGGCGGCCGCCCAGATTCTCAACTACTGGAAGTACCCTGAATACGGGAGCGGAAGCCACACCTATACCTGGGATGGAGATGACTCCTGTGGCGGCGTTCCCTCTTCCACACAACTTACCGCGACCTTCGAGGATCCCTATGACTGGGACAACATTCTGGATTCCTACTCGGGAGGCAATTCCCAGGCAGAACGGGATGCTGTTGCAGAGCTGAACTATGAAGTGGCCGTGGCCTATGAGATGAACTTTGGCGTCTGTGGCTCGGGGGCCTATGTCTACACGGGAGAAACGGTCTTCCCGGGCTTCTTCCGCTATGCAGAGACCACGGATTTCATCAACCGGAATACCCATTCAGCTTCGGAATGGTGGGATCGCCTGAAGACAGAATTCGATGCCCTTCCGCCGCGGCCGATCGCCTACCGGATCCACACCCATGCGATTATCGCAGACGGTTATCAGGATGGTTCAACCCAATACTACCACATGAACTATGGTTGGGGAGGAAGCGCGAATGCCTGGTATGCGCTGGACAATCTCTACTGCCCCTGGGATGGCTGCAACTACATGGTGGAGGCCATGCTCATCGGCATCGAGCCGGAGAACTTCTTCTCGGTGACCGAACCGGTGGCCGGGACGACCTGGGTTCACGGAGACGCTCTTTCTTTGATCGAATGGTGGGGGAGTTCTTCCGACAATGTCCGCCTGCTTCTCTTTCGGGGGACGGATTTCGTGGAAGACCTTTCCGGGTGGACTGCGAACGATGGTTCCGAGCTTCTTTCGGGAGAGGTTCTTGCCACCTGGGGAACCGGTTCGAATTATCGCGTGAAAGTTCTGGATGAGGACAATCACTTCGGCTGGAGTGGCGAGTTTTCCGTCTTCGCTCCTTCCGAATGGGCAGACGAGGGCTTCGATCCCCTGAACCATGCGGGTGCCGGCAAGGCTGCCTCCTGGTTCGACAACGATGACGATGGACTTCTGGACCTCTTTCTGAGCAATTCCAATGAAGAGAACTGTCTCTTCCAGAATCAGGGAGACGGTAGCTTTCTGGATGTCAGTTCTTCGCCCCTGAATCTCACCGGCAGTTCCCGCCAGGCCGCCTGGGCCGACTATGACAATGACGGAGACCTGGACTTCTACCTGACCCAGACCAACGGGGATACCAACCATCTCTTCCGCAACGACGGAGGAAGCTTCACAGATGTCACCCCTCTCCTTCTTCTGGACAGTTCCTACAGTCTGGGAGCAGCCTGGGGAGATTATGACCGGGATGGTTTGATGGATCTCTTCGTGGCTAATACTTTTTCCGCTGACCGTCTTTTCCACAATGAAGGCAATGGCATCTTCACCGAGAACACTTCCTACCCGCTCGGAGACAGTGGCAATGCCCGTTCGGTCAACTGGGTGGACTATGACAATGACGGGGATCAGGATCTTTATCTTGTTCGCGGAAACATGCAGAACCAGCTCTATGTCAATGATGGAAACGGCAACTTCAGTATTCTGTCAGGCGGGGCACACTCCGACTCCGGTCAGGGCTACGGGGCCTGCTGGGGCGACTATGACAACGATGGCGACATGGATCTGTTTCTGGCAAAGGATGGAGCGAACCTTCTTCTGAGAAATGATGAGGGCGTGTTTACAGATGTCAGTAGTTCACCTCTGGATGATGCCTCCCACAGCAAGAGCGGCGTCTGGGTGGACTATGACAATGACGGCTTCCTGGATCTCTACCTCTGCAGGCGATGGGAAAGCAACCGCCTCTTTCGGGGAGATGGCGCCGGCAATTTCCTGGAGGTCACCGATGCCGTGATTGGAGACGAGGGGCAGGGTCTGGGAACGGCCTGGGCCGACTATGACGGGGACGGGCGACTGGACTTTTATCTGGTCAATGAGGGGGGAGCCAATCGGCTCTTCCGCAATGTAAGTGAACACTCCAATCACTGGTTGCAGGTTGACCTGCTGGGGGAGGAGTCATCGACCATGCCCCTGGGAGCCAGAGTTCGGATTGTGTCAAACGGGGTCGAGCAGGTGCGGCAACTGGGAGCCGACTTTTCCTATCTGTCACAGCACTCGCCCACTCTTTCCTTCGGCCTGGGGACTAGCGCCACGGTAGACACGCTTCAGGTTTTCTGGCCTTCCGGGGAGCTCACGGACAGTCTGGGAATTGATGCGGACCAGCGCATTCTGATCGCGGAGGCGGGAATCCTGGTGGCGGCCGGCGATGAGATGCCTTCAGCATTGCGACTGCGCGGAGCCTATCCGAATCCCTTCAATCCGCAGACGAAAATCGCATTCGGGCTTCCGGAAGCCGGAGAAGTCGTCCTTCAGGTCTTTGACAGTGCAGGACGTTTGCAACGGGAATTCTCTCCCCGCTTCCTCGCTGCCGGACAGCATGAGATTGTCTGGGATGGAAGGAATGACCGCGGGCAGGATCTGTCGAGCGGGGTCTATCTGGCCCGTGTCAAGAGCGGCACGGAGAGTGACGAACTGAGGATCGTGCTCCTGAAATAG